The sequence AGTCCAGTAGGTCCAGAATCATCTCGCTCGTCTCGTTGGGACCGTAGTAGGCGTAGTAGCTCGGCGAGTACTCGCCCGACCGCTCCGCCCACCGTTTTCGGACTTCGTCAGAATTCACTACTGTCGGGACGCGCCGCTGGCGTAAAGTCCCACCGGCTTCCGGACGGCTCGCGGGGCGGCGGAACGCTCGTCGGCGCTCCTCGCGCCAGCGGTCTTTTCCGACTCGCCGCCGAATCTCGGGCAGAATGGTCGTCTCGACGCTGGTTCCGGTCGGCGTCTTTCTGGTCGGGGTCGCGCTAGTGGTCTGGAGCGTCGAGGAGTTCGTCGAACACGTCGCCGAGGCCGCGGTGAATCTGGGCGTCTCGACGTTCCTGCTGACGGTCGTCCTCGCCGGGACCGACCTCGAAAACGCCGTGTTGGGAATCGCGGCCGCCGCGGGCGACCTGCCGGACGTGGCGCTCGGCACCGTCTTCGGCGAAGCCCTCTTCGTCCTCGGTGCGGCGGTCGGACTCGCGGGGCTGGCGGTCCCCTTCGAGGAGTCCACGCCCCGCGAATATCTCGCGCTGACCGCGCTTTCGCCCGCGCTTCTGGCCCTGCTGTCGGCCGACGGGCGACTCTCCCGACTCGACGGCGGGGTCCTGCTGGTCGCGTTCGCGCCGCTCCTCTGGGCGGTGTATCGGTTGGAGTCGTCGCGCTCGACGCGCTTTTTGGAAGCGGAGGACGCCGAGGAGCTAGAAGCGGAGACGACCGGCGAGCGGTCGGGAGGAGGCGACGGGCGCGACGCCGACGCCATCGACGCCGCCGATACCTCCGACGCCGCCGAGGGGGACTGGGACGAAAACGAGGACGGGGACGAGCGCGAACTGGCCGACATCGGTCTCGTCGTGCTGGCCGTCGTCGGGATGACCGCGGGGTCCCAACTGGCCGTGTCGGGTGCCCGCGACCTGCTGGCCGCGTTCGACCTCGTGGGACTGGCGTTCGGCGCGACGGTGATGAGCTTCATCGCCAGTTTGGAGGAGTTGCTCCTCACGGTCGAACCGATTCGGGAGGGTCGGCCCGCGGTCGGCATCGGCAACGTCGTCGGGAGCGTGCTGTTCTTCGTCACCGCGAACGCGGGCGCGATTGCACTCGTTCGGCCGCTGGACCTCACGACGGCCGTGTTCGCGGTCCACTGGCCCTTCTTCCTCGGGGCGCT is a genomic window of Halorussus salinus containing:
- a CDS encoding sodium:calcium antiporter, translating into MVVSTLVPVGVFLVGVALVVWSVEEFVEHVAEAAVNLGVSTFLLTVVLAGTDLENAVLGIAAAAGDLPDVALGTVFGEALFVLGAAVGLAGLAVPFEESTPREYLALTALSPALLALLSADGRLSRLDGGVLLVAFAPLLWAVYRLESSRSTRFLEAEDAEELEAETTGERSGGGDGRDADAIDAADTSDAAEGDWDENEDGDERELADIGLVVLAVVGMTAGSQLAVSGARDLLAAFDLVGLAFGATVMSFIASLEELLLTVEPIREGRPAVGIGNVVGSVLFFVTANAGAIALVRPLDLTTAVFAVHWPFFLGALALVVAFLVRGSVGRAEGALLLAVYAGYWAANYLR